Part of the Lolium rigidum isolate FL_2022 chromosome 6, APGP_CSIRO_Lrig_0.1, whole genome shotgun sequence genome, GCGAGCGAGAGCTTGACGAAGCCGCCGAGGCTGGCGAACGCCTTCTGTGAGAACCCCGTCCATGCCTCCGGGAACGACCCGCCGACGACGTACACGAACTGCGCCGCGTTGATGAGCCACCACGACACGTTGCCAACCATGGCCGCGCCCAGGAGGCCCCGCCCGAGCCTTGCCACGACGAGCCAGCTGAGCAGCGCGTGCACGCCGACGACGGCGCCTGAGATGAGCGTCATGACCCACACCCGGCTCTGCGCCTGGTAGAACTTCTGCATGGGGAAGTTGACGGCGTAGGCGAAGAGCTGCGGCACGCACCACCGGGCGTACCGTCCCGCCACCGCCGAGATGGCCGGGGACTGCCGGAGCAGGCGGAGGATTGGGTCTGTGAACGCGTAGATCGGAAGCAGCGCGGCTGCCGTGGCGAGGCAGATGATCCACGACCGCTGCAGGTAGATGCCCAGAGTGTGGAGCTGCCCGGCTCCCACCGCCTGCCCGCACAGCGTCTCCAGGGCGCTCCCCATGCCAAGCTGCGATGCAAGAACGAACAGGCCAAATGAAATTATTCTACGACGATCATTCATTGCCACGGTATTAAGAGCTAAGAGTATTATGGCGATTGGTCAGCTAGGTACCAGGAGGCCGAAGGCGAGGCCTTCGATGACGCCGTTGACTATGGAGACGGCGGCGAGCTCGACCTTGCCGATGTGGCCGACGAAGGCCGCGGTGATGAACCCTATCAGGAACTGGAAGACCCCGGTGAGGATCACCGGCCCAGCGATCTGCCACAGGTTCTTGCACTCGTCCGGCCAGGTCTTGCGGCCGGCCACCGTCCCCGCCTCCGGCGCCACCATCTGCTCGTCCGGACTAGGCTGGTTGAAGCCCGTACAAACCGTCGTCCTCTCCGGCGTGCCACACTGCCACCTTTTGTATACGTAGAGGGCGGTCAAGGTTGGGGTCCGAGGTTAATTTCAGCTGCTGACTCCTGCACTGCACTGCGGTTGCATGGTCCGAGCAGAGGTGAGCTTGTCGTGGGCTGAAGGTCGCGCAACGTGGACGCCGCAGCAGTAGGTGGTCCGATATGGATGGCGAAACTCCAACATTGTGTATGTGTTCACTCCCGCGGCCACGTGCGATAAAGGTTTCACGGGGCTTCCAGCAGCAGCACCGCTATAGCTTTGCCAAAGTAGTCGTTGACTTGTGCGCTTCAGGTG contains:
- the LOC124659061 gene encoding protein DETOXIFICATION 33-like encodes the protein MVAPEAGTVAGRKTWPDECKNLWQIAGPVILTGVFQFLIGFITAAFVGHIGKVELAAVSIVNGVIEGLAFGLLLGMGSALETLCGQAVGAGQLHTLGIYLQRSWIICLATAAALLPIYAFTDPILRLLRQSPAISAVAGRYARWCVPQLFAYAVNFPMQKFYQAQSRVWVMTLISGAVVGVHALLSWLVVARLGRGLLGAAMVGNVSWWLINAAQFVYVVGGSFPEAWTGFSQKAFASLGGFVKLSLASAVMLCLEMWYYTAVLILVGCLKNPEIQVGAVSICMNYNLWTLMVSVGFNAAVSVRVANELGAKHPKAAKFSVVVAVVTSVAVGLIFTLVTLVARKQLPRLFTSDDLLVKETTKLGYLLAATISLNSIQPVLSGVAIGAGWQSLVAFVNIACYYLVGLPLAAVFGFKLKLNATGIWVGMLIGTILQTIILFAILFRTKWEKEAMLAEERVRAWGGSVELPTIEETR